In the Magnolia sinica isolate HGM2019 chromosome 15, MsV1, whole genome shotgun sequence genome, one interval contains:
- the LOC131227519 gene encoding uncharacterized protein LOC131227519 isoform X1 yields the protein MLHDNLIIFILMLHDHLAIFILFFIDGCISSTHKATFDSQTASLHTPIVLEFLLHQSEQRSEDGVQLHEKSGKILRCLLSWVRAGCISKIPPSSLPTHPLLNFVFNSLQVSSSFDLAIEVLTELVSRYEVWMGQFLLI from the exons ATGCTGCATGATAATCTTATTATATTTATTCTGATGTTGCATGATCATCTTGCTATATTTATTTTGTTCTTCATAGATGGATGTATTTCTTCTACTCATAAGGCAACCTTTGATTCTCAAACAGCTTCTTTACATACTCCTATTGTTCTTGAATTCCTGCTGCACCAATCTGAGCAACGATCTGAGGATGGTGTTCAGCTTCATGAGAAGAGTGGGAAAATATTGAGATGTTTGCTGAGTTGG GTTCGTGCTGGCTGCATCTCAAAGATTCCTCCCTCCTCACTGCCAACTCACCCACTTCTTAATTTTGTCTTCAACTCCTTGCAG GTTTCCTCTTCATTTGATCTGGCCATTGAAGTTCTCACGGAGCTTGTGAGTCGGTATGAGGTATGGATGGGCCAGTTCTTGCTTATATGA
- the LOC131227519 gene encoding uncharacterized protein LOC131227519 isoform X2 has protein sequence MLHDNLIIFILMLHDHLAIFILFFIDGCISSTHKATFDSQTASLHTPIVLEFLLHQSEQRSEDGVQLHEKSGKILRCLLSWVSSSFDLAIEVLTELVSRYEVMIKTWSKWWRWF, from the exons ATGCTGCATGATAATCTTATTATATTTATTCTGATGTTGCATGATCATCTTGCTATATTTATTTTGTTCTTCATAGATGGATGTATTTCTTCTACTCATAAGGCAACCTTTGATTCTCAAACAGCTTCTTTACATACTCCTATTGTTCTTGAATTCCTGCTGCACCAATCTGAGCAACGATCTGAGGATGGTGTTCAGCTTCATGAGAAGAGTGGGAAAATATTGAGATGTTTGCTGAGTTGG GTTTCCTCTTCATTTGATCTGGCCATTGAAGTTCTCACGGAGCTTGTGAGTCGGTATGAG GTGATGATAAAAACCTGGAGCAAGTGGTGGCGATGGTTTTGA